Proteins encoded together in one Salvelinus sp. IW2-2015 unplaced genomic scaffold, ASM291031v2 Un_scaffold2251, whole genome shotgun sequence window:
- the LOC112073404 gene encoding proteoglycan 4-like isoform X2 codes for MKSEDQSRQTKHNVQNKFKREEDAAPVPVSDSTREPPETRMSKKKTTFPRPPVTQDAEKFHDGPTDTSSPNTIPKRRCLFPTLMSEPDPDPLSEPEPIPLSEPGPVPLSEPAETSEPQQKAGIFNPPATTRLKRTRKLEPAPGLSEPAPGLLSEPPESMKSAEMEIPGPPATKRLKRTRKLEPAPLSEPPDTRKSKKKKIIPGPPATQQVKRSRCPPSPWTPNLVEIRRRPPTATPPTCEIGVTTFTLRSKVATSPTLKSGVATSPSSGEAFSTSPERKKMRKKNRKRARCSGAAVPTPPERKMKKRARCCPVPLNNPLSVCRSQRATQGRKACVWCKQENEWMKTIWQCEACQVALCLIPGRNCFRAWHKTHKWNDEVMFSLFS; via the exons GGAAGAGGACGCAGCTCCGGTCCCTGTGTCTGACTCCACCAGAGAACCACCAGAGACCAGGATGTCAAAGAAGAAGACGACTTTCCCCAGACCACCTGTCACACAGGATGCAGAGAAGTTTCATGATGGCCCAACTGACACCAGTAG CCCCAATACCATCCCAAAGAGAAGGTGCCTTTTCCCAACCCT GATGTCTGAGCCAGACCCAGACCCTCTCTCTGAGCCAGAGCCAATCCCTCTCTCTGAGCCAGGCCCAGTACCTCTCTCTGAGCCAGCAGAGACCAGCGAGCCCCAGCAGAAGGCAGGAATCTTCAACCCACCTGCCACAACGCGACTGAAGAGGACCAG AAAGTTGGAGCCAGCCCCAGGCCTCTCTGAGCCAGCCCCAGGCCTTCTCTCTGAGCCACCAGAGAGCATGAAGTCAGCGGAAATGGAGATCCCAGGTCCACCTGCCACAAAGAGACTGAAGAGGACCAG GAAGTTGGAGCCAGCCCCTCTCTCTGAACCTCCAGACACCAGGAagtcaaagaagaagaaaataatcCCTGGCCCACCTGCCACTCAGCAAGTGAAGAGATCCAGATGTCCTCCCAGCCCCTGGACCCCTAACCTAGTGGAGATTAGACGTAGGCCACCTACAGCCACACCCCCTACCTGTGAGATAGGTGTAACTACATTTACCTTGAGATCTAAGGTAGCGACAAGCCCTACCTTGAAGTCAGGTGTAGCCACATCCCCATCTAGTGGTGAAGCCTTTTCCACATCCCCTgagaggaagaagatgaggaAGAAGAACAGGAAGAGGGCCAGGTGCAGTGGTGCGGCCGTTCCCACCCCCCctgagaggaagatgaagaagagggCGAGGTGCTGCCCTGTCCCGCTGAACAAccccttgtctgtctgtcggtcgcaGAGGGCCACCCAGGGCAGGAAggcctgtgtgtggtgtaaacAGGAGAACGAGTGGATGAAGACCATCTGGCAGTGTGAGGCCTGTCAGGTGGCCCTCTGTCTCATACCCGGCAGAAACTGCTTCAGGGCCTGGCACAAGACTCACAAGTGGAACGATGAAGTcatgttcagtctgttttcttaa
- the LOC112073404 gene encoding proteoglycan 4-like isoform X1 yields MKSEDQSRQTKHNVQNKFKSPKVTRRLKRCLWLFPPLDLEEDAAPVPVSDSTREPPETRMSKKKTTFPRPPVTQDAEKFHDGPTDTSSPNTIPKRRCLFPTLMSEPDPDPLSEPEPIPLSEPGPVPLSEPAETSEPQQKAGIFNPPATTRLKRTRKLEPAPGLSEPAPGLLSEPPESMKSAEMEIPGPPATKRLKRTRKLEPAPLSEPPDTRKSKKKKIIPGPPATQQVKRSRCPPSPWTPNLVEIRRRPPTATPPTCEIGVTTFTLRSKVATSPTLKSGVATSPSSGEAFSTSPERKKMRKKNRKRARCSGAAVPTPPERKMKKRARCCPVPLNNPLSVCRSQRATQGRKACVWCKQENEWMKTIWQCEACQVALCLIPGRNCFRAWHKTHKWNDEVMFSLFS; encoded by the exons GGAAGAGGACGCAGCTCCGGTCCCTGTGTCTGACTCCACCAGAGAACCACCAGAGACCAGGATGTCAAAGAAGAAGACGACTTTCCCCAGACCACCTGTCACACAGGATGCAGAGAAGTTTCATGATGGCCCAACTGACACCAGTAG CCCCAATACCATCCCAAAGAGAAGGTGCCTTTTCCCAACCCT GATGTCTGAGCCAGACCCAGACCCTCTCTCTGAGCCAGAGCCAATCCCTCTCTCTGAGCCAGGCCCAGTACCTCTCTCTGAGCCAGCAGAGACCAGCGAGCCCCAGCAGAAGGCAGGAATCTTCAACCCACCTGCCACAACGCGACTGAAGAGGACCAG AAAGTTGGAGCCAGCCCCAGGCCTCTCTGAGCCAGCCCCAGGCCTTCTCTCTGAGCCACCAGAGAGCATGAAGTCAGCGGAAATGGAGATCCCAGGTCCACCTGCCACAAAGAGACTGAAGAGGACCAG GAAGTTGGAGCCAGCCCCTCTCTCTGAACCTCCAGACACCAGGAagtcaaagaagaagaaaataatcCCTGGCCCACCTGCCACTCAGCAAGTGAAGAGATCCAGATGTCCTCCCAGCCCCTGGACCCCTAACCTAGTGGAGATTAGACGTAGGCCACCTACAGCCACACCCCCTACCTGTGAGATAGGTGTAACTACATTTACCTTGAGATCTAAGGTAGCGACAAGCCCTACCTTGAAGTCAGGTGTAGCCACATCCCCATCTAGTGGTGAAGCCTTTTCCACATCCCCTgagaggaagaagatgaggaAGAAGAACAGGAAGAGGGCCAGGTGCAGTGGTGCGGCCGTTCCCACCCCCCctgagaggaagatgaagaagagggCGAGGTGCTGCCCTGTCCCGCTGAACAAccccttgtctgtctgtcggtcgcaGAGGGCCACCCAGGGCAGGAAggcctgtgtgtggtgtaaacAGGAGAACGAGTGGATGAAGACCATCTGGCAGTGTGAGGCCTGTCAGGTGGCCCTCTGTCTCATACCCGGCAGAAACTGCTTCAGGGCCTGGCACAAGACTCACAAGTGGAACGATGAAGTcatgttcagtctgttttcttaa